Proteins encoded together in one Plectropomus leopardus isolate mb chromosome 19, YSFRI_Pleo_2.0, whole genome shotgun sequence window:
- the mlst8 gene encoding target of rapamycin complex subunit lst8 — MNVNQGTVGSDPVILATAGYDHTVRFWQAHSGICTRTVQHQDSQVNSLEVTPDRSMIAAAGYQHIRMYDLNSNNPNPVINYDGVSKNITSVGFHEDGRWMYTGGEDCMARIWDLRSRNLQCQRIFQVNAPINCVCLHPNQAELIVGDQSGVIHIWDLKTDHNEQLIPEPEVSVNSVHIDPDASYMAAVNSSGNCYVWNLAGGIGDEVTQLIPKTKIPAHKRYSLRCKFSPDSTLLATCSADQTCKIWRTSNFSLMTELSIKSNNPGETSRGWMWDCAFSGDSQYIVTASSDNLARLWCVETGEIKREYSGHQKAVVCLAFNDSVLG; from the exons ATGAATGTGAACCAGGGGACTGTGGGCAGCGACCCGGTCATTCTGGCCACGGCTGGATACGACCACACGGTCCGGTTCTGGCAGGCCCACAGCGGGATCTGCACCAGGACCGTCCAGCACCAGGACTCT CAGGTAAATTCCCTCGAGGTGACACCTGACAGGAGCATGATTGCAGCTGCAG GTTATCAACACATCCGCATGTACGACCTGAACTCCAACAACCCCAACCCTGTGATCAACTATGACGGCGTCAGCAAGAACATCACGTCTGTGGGCTTCCATGAAGACGGACGCTGGATGTACACGGGCGGAGAGGACTGCATGGCTCGCATCTGGGACCTGAG GTCCAGAAATCTACAGTGTCAGAGGATTTTCCAGGTCAATGCGCCGAtcaactgtgtgtgtctgcatccCAACCAG GCAGAGCTGATTGTTGGGGACCAGAGTGGAGTGATTCACATCTGGGATCTGAAAACCGACCACAACGAACAGCTGATTCCTGAGCCGGAGGTCTCGGTCAACTCAGTTCACATCGATCCAGATGCCAGTTACATGGCAGCCGTCAACAGCTCG GGGAACTGTTATGTGTGGAACCTGGCTGGAGGCATCGGAGACGAGGTGACTCAGCTCATCCCCAAGACCAAGATCCCTGCACACAAACGCTACTCGCTACGCTGCAAGTTCAGCCCCGACTCCAC CCTGTTGGCCACCTGCTCAGCCGACCAGACCTGTAAGATCTGGAGGACGTCCAACTTCTCCCTGATGACGGAGCTGAGCATCAAGAGCAACAACCCCGGAGAGACGTCCAGAGGCTGGATGTGGGACTGTGCTTTCTCTGGAGACTCCCAGTACATCGTCACTG CCTCCTCAGACAATCTGGCTCGTCTGTGGTGCGTGGAGACCGGCGAGATCAAGAGGGAGTACAGCGGCCACCAGAAGGCCGTGGTGTGTCTGGCCTTCAATGACAGCGTGCTGggctga